One segment of Pyricularia oryzae 70-15 chromosome 3, whole genome shotgun sequence DNA contains the following:
- a CDS encoding coagulation factor 5/8 type domain-containing protein gives MLFTPIRSGLASLLALASCAVAQNVKAIYLFKDVMQSDTHALKTSGFDTVLLFRIGILPNADLVYYSTGSDGNPVDWPVVTNGSYVGGQALTDKITSLKTAPTLIERVEVSLVSHDTTFQVIRDRIAADGTGASTPLYRAFDVLKQTWELDAFNNDDESVYHVPSTVDFAQMLGLMGYKYSTAPYTNMNFWADVQNRINASVPGLLDRQYLQVYDGGAANNPGTWQTRLGMKIVPLLWVNNDYKPDHGNTPAQAQTRFANWNSQYNLAGGGYWNDYDIEKLNSSYEGYGGALTSVFGQ, from the coding sequence ATGTTGTTTACGCCGATTCGATCGGGCTTGGCCTCGCTTCTTGCGCTGGCAAGCTGTGCAGTGGCGCAAAATGTCAAAGCCATCTACCTCTTCAAAGATGTCATGCAGTCCGACACGCACGCTCTCAAAACATCGGGCTTCGATACCGTCCTCCTCTTCCGCATAGGCATCCTGCCAAACGCCGATCTGGTCTACTACTCGACCGGCAGCGACGGTAACCCCGTCGACTGGCCCGTAGTAACCAACGGAAGCTACGTGGGCGGCCAGGCCCTCACCGACAAGATCACTTCCCTCAAGACGGCCCCGACATTGATCGAGCGCGTCGAGGTCTCGCTGGTGTCGCACGACACCACGTTCCAGGTGATACGCGACCGCATCGCCGCGGACGGCACGGGGGCCTCGACGCCGCTGTACCGCGCGTTCGACGTGCTCAAGCAGACCTGGGAGCTGGACGCCTTCAACAACGACGACGAGAGCGTCTACCACGTGCCCAGCACCGTCGACTTTGCGCAGATGCTGGGCCTCATGGGCTACAAGTACTCGACCGCGCCGTACACAAACATGAACTTTTGGGCCGACGTGCAGAACCGCATCAACGCCTCCGTGCCGGGTCTGCTCGACCGCCAATACCTGCAGGTGTACGACGGAGGGGCGGCCAACAACCCGGGGACCTGGCAGACACGCCTCGGCATGAAGATCGTGCCGCTGCTGTGGGTCAACAATGACTACAAGCCCGACCATGGGAACACCCCGGCCCAGGCGCAGACCAGATTCGCCAACTGGAACTCGCAGTACAACCTCGCGGGTGGTGGTTACTGGAACGACTACGACATTGAGAAGCTCAACTCGTCGTATGAGGGATATGGAGGCGCCCTTACAAGCGTGTTTGGGCAGTAA